A DNA window from Camelina sativa cultivar DH55 chromosome 17, Cs, whole genome shotgun sequence contains the following coding sequences:
- the LOC104754769 gene encoding uncharacterized protein LOC104754769 codes for MKKQLMIVVMLVTFFVVFLDVNQVEAMRPFPTAVDEIRFVFQALQRGPVSVSGRNGCTNIPRGTRRCHG; via the coding sequence atgaagaaacaactAATGATCGTTGTTATGTTAGTTACCTTTTTCGTTGTTTTCTTGGACGTCAATCAAGTTGAAGCCATGAGGCCGTTCCCAACAGCTGTAGATGAGATCCGGTTTGTGTTCCAAGCGTTGCAAAGGGGTCCAGTAAGCGTGTCAGGTCGAAATGGTTGCACCAACATTCCCCGTGGTACACGTAGGTGCCATGGTTGA
- the LOC104759091 gene encoding pentatricopeptide repeat-containing protein At1g06140, mitochondrial-like, translating to MLPANRSRALLSILTQIKTLHHTQQIHAKVIIHGFEDEVVLGSSVTNAYIQSNRLDFATASFDRIPCRKRNRYSWNTILSGYSKSKSCCYSDVLLLYNRMRRHCDDGVDSFNLVFAIKACVGLRVLDNGMLIHGLAMKNGLDKDDYVAPSLVEMYAQFGDMDSAHKVFDEITVGNSVLWGVLMKGYLKYSKDSEVFRLFYLMRDESITLHALTLICLVKACGNVFAGKEGKSVHGLSIRRNFVDQSDYLQASIVDMYVKCRLLDDARNLFERCVDRNVVMWTTLISGFAKCERAVEAFDMFRKMLGELILPNQCTLAALLVSCSSLGSLKQGKSVHGYMIRNEIEMDAVNITSFVDMYARCGNIQMAQKVFDMMPERNVISWSSMINAFGINGLFEEALECFDKMKSQNLVPNSVTFVSLLSACSHSGNVKEGWKQFESMTSEYGIVPEEEHYACMVDLLGRAGEIGEAKSFIENMPVKPMASAWGALLSACRIHKEVDLAEEIAEKLLTVEPDKSSVYVLLSNIYADAGMWEMVDCVRRKMGMKGYRKPMGLSATEVG from the coding sequence ATGCTACCGGCGAACAGAAGCAGAGCTCTTTTATCAATCCTAACCCAAATCAAAACACTACACCATACCCAGCAGATTCACGCCAAGGTCATAATCCATGGATTCGAAGATGAAGTTGTTCTCGGATCCAGTGTCACTAACGCTTATATCCAATCGAATCGTCTCGATTTCGCCACCGCTTCTTTCGATCGAATCCCTTGTCGGAAAAGGAATCGGTATTCATGGAACACGATCCTCTCTGGTTACTCAAAATCCAAGAGTTGTTGTTATAGTGACGTCTTGCTTCTTTACAATCGAATGAGGAGGCATTGTGATGATGGAGTTGATAGTTTCAATTTGGTGTTCGCGATCAAAGCTTGCGTTGGTTTAAGGGTTTTAGATAATGGGATGTTGATTCATGGCTTGGCGATGAAGAATGGGTTGGATAAGGATGATTACGTTGCTCCGTCGTTGGTTGAGATGTATGCTCAATTCGGTGATATGGATAGTGCGCAcaaggtgttcgacgaaattaCTGTGGGAAACTCAGTTCTTTGGGGAGTTTTGATGAAAGGTTACTTGAAATACTCTAAAGACTCAGAAGTGTTTCGTTTGTTTTATCTCATGAGAGACGAAAGCATAACGCTCCATGCGCTTACATTGATATGTTTGGTAAAAGCTTGTGGGAATGTTTTTGCTGGTAAAGAAGGCAAATCAGTGCATGGATTATCCATTAGAAGGAACTTTGTAGATCAGAGTGATTATTTACAAGCATCCATTGTAGACATGTATGTGAAATGTAGACTGTTGGATGATGCTCGTAACCTATTTGAAAGGTGTGTTGATAGGAATGTGGTGATGTGGACTACGCTGATATCTGGTTTTGCAAAGTGTGAGAGAGCTGTTGAAGCATTTGATATGTTTAGGAAGATGCTTGGAGAATTGATACTTCCAAATCAATGTACTTTGGCGGCACTTCTTGTTTCTTGCTCGAGCTTGGGATCTTTAAAGCAGGGGAAGAGTGTTCATGGCTACATGATAAGGAATGAGATTGAAATGGATGCTGTAAATATTACATCTTTTGTTGATATGTATGCTAGATGCGGGAATATTCAAATGGCTCAGAAGGTTTTTGATATGATGCCAGAGAGAAATGTGATATCGTGGAGTTCTATGATCAATGCTTTTGGGATAAATGGTCTGTTCGAGGAAGCTCTGGAGTGTTTTGATAAAATGAAGTCGCAAAACCTGGTTCCCAATTCTGTGACATTTGTTTCACTTTTGTCAGCCTGTAGCCATTCGGGAAATGTCAAAGAAGGATGGAAGCAGTTTGAGTCGATGACAAGTGAGTATGGAATTGTGCCAGAGGAAGAACATTATGCGTGTATGGTAGATTTGCTAGGTCGAGCTGGTGAAATTGGGGAAGCTAAGTCCTTTATTGAGAATATGCCTGTGAAACCAATGGCCAGTGCTTGGGGAGCTCTTCTGAGTGCTTGTAGAATCCATAAAGAAGTTGACTTAGCTGAAGAAATCGCGGAGAAGCTCTTAACTGTGGAACCCGATAAATCAAGTGTCTACGTCTTGCTTTCTAACATATATGCTGATGCTGGTATGTGGGAGATGGTGGATTGTGTGAGAAGGAAAATGGGCATGAAAGGATATAGAAAACCCATGGGACTATCTGCTACTGAAGTCGGCTAG
- the LOC104754766 gene encoding F-box protein SKIP16 isoform X1, with protein sequence MGLEDAGDLVLHIVLSKIGPESTGRVACVSTRLRVSASEESLWSIFCSRDLNISTPLDPHGDPAPSFKTAYQLWRESFRMYPWNLVKRVTLCWDNLKLWLSLNFPEAKATLRKGATEDDLEEFETLLKVKLPLPTRLLYRFVDGQELSSSNGLDGSLGLIGGYSAYSHEVNVYLLPLKEIIRETKETMRHLGFSNSENLIVVAASVVAGLKIFFLDCTNGKLYTGTSNRQLLPCVPDSLVRSVHDINGDHQSQDALLLWLEEHGRRLQTGTIKICEQENVKSISLFPELPPLCSVAVTNGVQVRASSVFIPEISNLLDQPPAYWYAYSIRMSLMPEGCILNGTHHSSCQLYWRHWVIRADNEVIDKVNGEAVIGKYPLLQAGGEEFVYESCSSFPSTAGSIEGSFTFVPGSLRDPKGSQFEVKVAEFPLELPDYIF encoded by the exons ATGGGGCTAGAAGATGCAGGAGATTTGGTTCTCCACATCGTATTATCCAAAATCGGTCCTGAAAGCACAGGGAGAGTGGCTTGTGTCAGTACACGCCTTAGGGTTTCCGCCTCCGAGGAATCTCTCTGGTCGATCTTTTGTTCCCGTGATCTTAATATCTCCACTCCACTCGATCCCCATGGAGATCCTGCGCCGTCCTTCAAG ACAGCGTATCAGTTGTGGAGGGAGTCATTTAGAATGTACCCTTGGAATCTTGTTAAACGAGTTACACTTTGTTGGGACAACCTCAAACTATGGTTGAGCTTAAACTTCCCTGAAGCAAAGGCAACACTGAGGAAAGGTGCCACAGAAGATGATCTTGAAGAATTCGAGACTCTTCTCAAAGTGAAGCTTCCTCTTCCAACAAGGCTTCTCTACCGTTTCGTTGATGGTCAAGAGCTTTCTTCCTCTAATGGGCTTGATGGGTCTTTGGGGCTTATAGGTGGCTACTCTGCTTATTCTCATGAAGTTAATGTCTACTTGCTACCTCTTAAGGAAATTATAAGGGAGACTAAGGAAACCATGCGCCACCTTGGTTTCTCCAACAGTGAAAACCTTATCGTTGTGGCTGCATCCGTAGTGGCCGGTTTGAAAATCTTTTTCCTAGACTGCACAAACGGAAAGCTTTATACTGGGACAAGTAACCGCCAGTTGCTTCCTTGTGTACCGGATTCTTTGGTTAGATCAGTTCATGATATCAACGGCGATCATCAGTCACAGGATGCCTTGCTGCTTTGGTTGGAAGAACATGGCAGGCGGTTACAAACCGGCACTATAAAAATCTGTGAACAGGAAAATGTCAAAAGTATCAGTTTGTTCCCGGAACTTCCTCCCTTGTGTTCTGTCGCCGTAACTaatggtgtgcag GTACGTGCTTCGTCTGTTTTTATTCCGGAAATATCTAATCTTCTGGATCAGCCACCAGCATACTGGTATGCATATTCAATCCGGATGTCTCTCATGCCTGAAGGATGCATCTTGAATGGGACACATCACAGCTCTTGCCAACTGTATTGGAGGCATTGGGTTATCCGAGCTGATAATGAAGTGATAGATAAGGTTAATGGAGAAGCTGTGATAGGAAAG taTCCGCTCTTACAAGCCGGAGGGGAAGAGTTTGTGTATGAGAGTTGTTCCAGTTTTCCATCAACTGCTGGATCCATTGAAGGCTCTTTCACCTTTGTGCCTGGAAG TCTGAGAGATCCAAAAGGGAGTCAATTCGAAGTCAAAGTCGCAGAGTTTCCTCTGGAGTTACCGGACTACATCTTCTAA
- the LOC104754765 gene encoding probable hydroxyacylglutathione hydrolase 2, chloroplastic: MQAIAKVSCAASFFRCSRLTTQTCLSPCVRQLHLRKGFVSGAMKLFSSPLRTLRGAGKSVRVSRFCTVSNVSSSLQIELVPCLTDNYAYILHDEDTGTVGVVDPSEAVPVMNALQKHSRNLTYILNTHHHYDHTGGNLELKDRYGAKVIGSAVDRDRIPGIDIALKDGDKWMFAGHEVHVMETPGHTTGHISFYFPGARAIFTGDTLFSLSCGKLFEGTPEQMLSSLQRIIALPDDTSVYCGHEYTLSNSKFALSIEPTNEVLQSYAAYVAELRDKKLPTIPTTMKMEKACNPFLRAWNTDIRRALSIPETADEAEALGIIRRAKDNFKA, encoded by the exons ATGCAAGCTATCGCCAAAGTTTCTTGTGCGGCCTCCTTCTTTCGATGTTCTAGG CTAACAACTCAGACATGTCTAAGTCCATGCGTGAGACAGCTTCATCTCAGAAAGGGTTTTGTCTCTGGTGCGATGAAGCTGTTCTCTTCCCCTCTTAGAACTCTCCGTGGTGCTGGTAAATCCGTTCGCGTTTCAAGATTCTGCACTGTCTCCAATGTCTCTTCCTCATTGCAGATTGAACTG GTGCCATGTCTTACGGACAACTATGCTTATATTTTACATGACGAAGATACTGGTACAGTTGGTGTGGTTGACCCTTCTGAAGCTGTACCTGTTATGAATGCGCTGCAGAAGCATAGTCGAAATCTAACATATATCCTAAATACACATCACCATTATGATCACACTGGTGGGAATTTGGAACTAAAAGACAGGTATGGTGCAAAG GTGATTGGCTCAGCTGTAGATAGGGACCGGATTCCTGGAATTGATATAGCCTTAAAAGATGGTGACAAATGGATGTTTGCTGGCCATGAAGTGCATGTTATGGAAACCCCTGGCCACACAACAG GCCATATTAGTTTCTACTTTCCAGGGGCGCGAGCAATTTTCACAGGGGACACCTTATTTAGCTTATCATGTGGTAAGCTCTTTGAAGGTACTCCAGAGCAG ATGCTATCTTCTCTCCAGAGGATAATTGCTTTGCCGGACGACACAAGCGTATACTGTGGGCATGAATATACACTG AGTAATTCCAAGTTTGCATTGTCTATAGAACCAACTAACGAAGTACTCCAGTCTTATGCAGCCTACGTTGCAGAGCTCCGTGACAAGAAGTTACCAACG ATTCCAACAacgatgaagatggagaaagcTTGTAACCCGTTTCTCCGTGCTTGGAACACAGATATCCGTCGGGCTTTAAGTATTCCAGAGACAGCAGATGAAGCAGAAGCTCTGGGTATTATAAGAAGAGCAAAGGACAATTTCAAAGCTTAG
- the LOC104754770 gene encoding uncharacterized protein LOC104754770: MMMKKQLILGVILLGLFMIFLNTTQVEAARPDGEIRFVFQLLQRGQVPGSGPNGCTNIPGGSGTCRP; encoded by the coding sequence atgatgatgaagaaacaatTGATACTTGGGGTGATTTTGCTCGGGCTCTTTATGATTTTCTTGAACACCACACAAGTCGAAGCTGCTAGACCCGATGGTGAGATCCGATTCGTGTTCCAGTTGCTGCAACGGGGTCAGGTTCCAGGGTCAGGTCCAAACGGTTGCACAAACATCCCAGGAGGTTCGGGCACGTGCCGCCCGTGA